The Juglans regia cultivar Chandler chromosome 1, Walnut 2.0, whole genome shotgun sequence nucleotide sequence GCTGGTCTATGGGCTTTGATTTCATGCcatataaaactaataaaattaacCCATCACACTCTCAAAGCTATTCAAAACCGATATTTTATATGGTAATTCAGTTATAATCAttgagataaataaaaaaaaataagtaaagtgGTACAATCTTGACTATCAGTCTTAACGACGAGTGCAAAATAtcagtttttaataatttaataatgcattgaattaattttattgctCGAGATCACGTGAACTTTCTACTCGTATAGTCGTAGAGTACGTAAGTATTgtgtagtcattttgaaaaagaatataattattattaaaatttttttatgtgaatattatatttatttatttttttaaaaataattacatgatatttatatatttacaactgtaattaatatttttctattgttatacgtttttttttttttttaaaaagagtgcaaTCCGACCGAACTGTCTATGTTAACCAACGATCCAGATCTGACGCCATCATCGACTACCATAGTTCCGCCCACACGCGGCCCGACGCGATATAAAATCTACTCCCCAAATTCCTTGCCCTACTGGCTACTATTACCACCGCTGCTGCAGTATTTACACAAACCTCAATCCAAAACCTTCGAAGCCGAATCCAGAACTCTCAGCAAACGACAAACGACACCGGTTTCTTATTTTTCCTCAGGTACTCCTCCCTTACCCATTTCCTTTCATCACTCGTCTCGGTTCCAACAGTTTTCTGTCGAATTAGGGTTTAGAGTATGAAATAAAACCCTAGGTTAGTGGTttagtttcaaaacctagtttTATGGATGTGTATATGGATCTGTACAGCGCAATTTATTACTTTTTGAATTTTGCAGTCTTTTTGGTTTACATTTACTTAAGTTTATGTACATGTGGTGGTCTATCTTCTTGTAGATTGttccatatttttttgaaaaaattttagttCAAAAGATTAACGGCAATATTCGTAGTTGTGGAATGTTTCGGTGGTCCTTAATTTTAGATCTTAATCATGCTTTTAGGCATAGCAACGAGGAAATTATTGTTGGTTCAGCAGTGGGAGACTATGTCAAGTACTGCGTATTTACTTTGATGAACTGGTAGACGTGACGATTAGTTTATATTGTTCAACAACATTTAGGTAAAGATCCTTATCTAGTATTTTAGATCAAGAACTAGATCAGAAATTGGAATTTTCTGTTAATGTCGTCTTTTGTGGTATTAACACATTGAAATTTTCGACTGATATTGATAACTAACTTCATTGGGATTTATGAATATCAGAATTAATCCACAACCATCAAAGCAATAACTCTACCAGTTGCCACCACAGCAACTATCAATACCTTCGTCTGCTTGGCTTCACAAGCAGACTTGAAAAAGCTACTAACAACTCTAATTTGACCTACTTTCTCTGTTTTAATAGTCTACATATTATATGCCTGCCCAGTTTCTCCGCTCACTGAACATCATATTACCTTTCTGAGCTAATTTTGAATGTGATTACTGGTTGATAAATTCTTTTGGATTGCCATAAccgttaatttttttaaagatctgAAGCAAAAGATGCAGTATGGGTGCATGCGTCTTCTGAATTTATCAAGATACAACTTTGTTTTTGTAGTCTTGCAGTGTATGCTACCAAGTAGTAATCTTTTCATTAGGTATGGGAGACCATGATACAGCCATATCTGAGACATCTTCTGTGATGGGCTATACATCTGCGAGTTATACTTCCACTGACTATTCTGATGCCAACTCAAATGTTGTCCTCGACGCCAGTGCTTTCCCATCTAAGGCTACTGGGGATTTTGCTGCCCCTGCTGCTCTGGCTGATATAAATTCTACTGTTCCTGGTGGTTTTGATTTGGGAGATGGGAACACATATAGTACAGATCCTAATCCCATCTTGCAAGAAGCACATTTGAGTACAGCATTTGAAGCCGAGCCAGCTGTCGGAGTTGCTAATACTAGTGAGAAAGTCACCGATCCAGAAAATGCAGCAATAGAGTTGTCTCAAGCAGCTGGTAATATTTCTTCTGTGGATGGTAGTGTTGGTGAAACGGGGACTCTCGCAGTTGAGAATGGAAATGCTTCTGATAATATGGCAAGAGCTGCTGATGAGCAACAGTTTGATGGTTTCGGTATATTTTTCTATCTGCAAGTTTGTTATATCAATATGTCAGGTGCAAGGTGGTTGTGGTTTTTATTTGGGCATTTTAAGACTATATATTGCTCAAGATGACCCGCATCCCACCTAGAAACCACCTATCGTCGAAATTTTCTCAAAGATTTCAGATTCTTTCAAGattattttcaatccaaacacgCATTAGTATTTTAGGAATAAGGTGAGGAATATAATGTTTCTTGCCAATTTTAGTAGATACAGATTTTGATTGGTCCAGGTCTTGAGGTTTTCTAGCATGGTTTTCAAGTTTACTCAGTCCTTGGaggattttttttatcgttCAAAAAAGTGATGCCAATGCATTTTTTAAGAAACTGGACGAAGAAttgttattttcttcatctgTGCTGCATTTTTCTCATGGGTTCACCGACTGGGCAACCTAGTGCGactagaattattttatatcttcttctctttctgtttcttttctATCTCATGTGTACTATCCACGATCAGTTTGACTAATGTATAgaccattttaaaaaaagtgaatacaCCACTTTCATCAGTCAGCCTTATGAAATTACTGGTAAAAAAAATCAGTCAGCCTTATGAAATCTGGAGTTTCTGTTTTGTGTCCTTTCTCTGCTATTTTTATTCCTCCTATTATTGAAAAATAGGAATGCAGATTTAAGCGTATAACTTCCTGATTGTTTTAAATCTTTTCCCACTTATTTGTAGTACCAGCTATGTCTGCTGAAGAAGATCGACTGTGGAACATTGTGAGGGCTAattctttagattttaatgcTTGGACTTCCTTGATTGAAGAGACCGAGAAGGTGGCACAGGTATGTCAGCAAATTTCAGATGTTTGATGAGTCATTTTGTTGAGTTTTCCAATCTCTAcgtgtttttatttgttattttaggAAGGTGCCCAACAAATTGGCTGTCTGTATGGTATTGATATCCTTCTCTTATATTGCAAGAACCAATTGTCCattcatatgtattttttaaatgagtagaTAGTATAGTATGCCTTTCTGGATCACCTTTATTTACTTACATAGTTATGTCATAGTATGTTCTCACCCTTTTGTTtgtcttctcataaaaaaataatgttcacCCTTTTGCTTGATTACAAATCTTTGGAATGTGAAAGTGGTGCCTTTGAGTCTAGAAACTgcatttttaatgttatttatttaatatcttgTGTATATTTTGCCTGCTCATTGGAGGACTGGTCCTGGTGtttatatttaatgaataaCATATTATCTCAACTCCCTTGCAGGAGAACATTTTGAAAATTCGAAAAGTTTATGACGCTTTTTTGGCAGAATTTCCTTTGTGTTATGGTTATTGGAAAAAGTATGCAGACCATGAGGCTCATCTAGGCTCTGTTGACAAAGTTATGGAGGTTTATGAACGGGCAGTTCAAGGAGTGACATATTCAGTGGACATTTGGTTGCATTATTGCATATTTTCCATTAGCACATATGGGGATCCAGACACCATCAGAAGGTAATGGATTTTAAtttagctctttttttttttttttggcattttttgGCATTGGGGGATCTTTATTGCATTGTTTCATCAGCCACAAGGCTATAGTATTTGGTGCTGCTGACATCATTCCGGTATGCCTGCAACAGTGATTCTTCACATTTTTGGCGGAAAGGTTTAATGGTAATGCACcacagaaatgatttttttcctgATGTGCAAACCCTTGATTTGATGCAATTGTAAAAGTGTAGCTGTTTTTAAGatcttgtttattttgtttttggtttcatATACCCCTTCTTTTCTTGCCTCTCTCCCCATAGGCCTATGCCGTAGTCATTTAGTTGTCATTGAATCATGGCTATCTTTAACTTTGACACTTTGAGGGGCATCAATATGCAAATTGCTGCTGGGAAGATCTCGTCAAGTTAAGGGCTAAGATGGCCTCTATCACTGCTTCCTTTCACGGAcatagtatgattttttttccaggAAGGTAAATGTAGAGTTTGGAAGTGATATGCTGTTAAGAATGAATTGTTTCTTCTCCTTGACATTGGCCAATGTCACCGATTTATGGATGTGCTTGGGTTAAATGGGTTAATTTTTATACTTATAGAATAATggtttctattatttttatggtGTTTTAGGCTCTTTGAACGAGGATTAGCTTATGTTGGAACGGATTACCTGTCGTTCACCCTCTGGGATAAATATATTGAATATGAATACATGCAGCAAGAATGGGGCCGTCTTGCTATGATTTACACCCGGATTTTGGAGTATCCAAATCAACAATTGGATCGGTATTTTACCAGGTGATTCCTTGAAGCCTTGTACATTGCCCATATGTTTATTTGTTTACCTTGTAATCCTCAGTTGTGGGATTGGGTTCCTTAAGTTCACTCTATGTTACATTAGAAACCTCTTGCACATGTCCAGTGTTGCATTTAGAAGATTTGGGGTGGCTGAATGTGTTCGGGGCAGGTTTTGTAGTGGTCAGATAGAGCACTGTTTCCTTGGATTTATACTTTCGCATGCCTGGTTTGTACGATAAAGGCAATAGAGTTAAGAAGGTTGTATTCCTCCATTAACTATGATGGTGTTGTGAGTCATAGTAGAACAAATGGAAGACTTCTTGTGGGTGTATTGAGGCCACGCTGTGAAGACGTTTGTGTTTGATCAGGGATGGCATCCTCAGTTTCGTCTTGCTTTGTGCGAGGAGTTTGTGGTGCTTTTTCAGGCTTTAGGGGGAGTTCATTATGTGGGATAGGACCTGGTGGTTTTAGAGCTTTGTGCGAGTTTTTGGTGCTTTTTTGGGCTTTAGGGGGAGTTCATTATGTTGCTTGTAGTGTTGCATAATTTCTGTTGGGGTAGTTGGTATATGTGGGATAGGTCCTGGTGGTTTTAGGGCTTAgtttggtggtttttttttacttctttgaTTCGGTggttttcttgtatacttgtATTCTTGGGTTCACCATTTGGTTTTGATCGGATTTtgattacttgtaaaaaaattatatatttcctttttgaagttttatttatCTTCCTGGCGCGATGGCATAACAGCTTCAAAGAGTTAGTTGGAAGTCGACCTTTGTCTGAAATAATGACTGCTGAGGAAGCTGCAACAGCAGCAGGTGGACTTTCTGAGGATGGTGTCCAAACGAATGAGGGAGAGGTTCATCCTGATGCTACAGAACAATCTCCTAAACCTGTAAGTTCTGGCTTAACAGAAGCAGAGGAGTTGCAGAAGTATATCGCCGTTAGAGAAGAGATGTATAAGAAAGCTAAGGAGTTCGATTCTAAGATCATTGGTTTTGAAACAGCTATTAGGAGGCCCTACTTTCATGTGCGGCCCCTCAATGTTGCAGAGCTTGAAAATTGGCATAGCTATTTGGATTTCATGGAAAAGGAAGGTGACTTTAACAAGGTATTTGAGTGATTTTGCTTTCTGTTTCTCtgttttgtagtttttggttgTCCTTGTTACATATTGACTCACAGTTAAATAATATCTGCTGCCGCCAATGCTTTATTGGCTAAACCGTTGGATGAAGGAACTTTTTAAACGGGAAATTGAACTGAGACTAAAGCATGGGCCTTCGATTTGGTTTCTTTAAGGCTAAGTACTTCAAACCCTCATTTGTCAGTGGACGTTCCAGGTTGATGATGTGTTTGTATAGTAAATGTTATTCTTTTTAAAGTTCCAATGTTATGCATGCAGGTGTCTTCTTATCTTCCTAACCATCTGTCTGTCAGACAAGGAGGGTCCCTCCCTTCGTATTTGAGGGGCCTCTCTGTTCCGCTAACGGAGTATATCTTATGCATATCTCCTTTGTGCTttgaaatgttattttaattttgtgagcTGAATACCAAATAATGTAttgtcaattttcttttttgtgaatCAGGTGGTCAAGTTATATGAAAGATGCCTGATTGCATGTGCCAATTATCCTGAGTATTGGATACGGTATGTTTTATGCATGGAAGCTGGTGGAATGTTGGATCTTGCAAATAACGCACTTGCTCGTGCAACCCAAGTCTTTGTCAAGGTAGGATATTTCCCATATGAATCTTCTTCATTAGGACATAGGGAAAGGAGTGTGAACTTCCCAACCAGTTTTTTTGCTCGGAGAGAGAAAAGAACTGAAGAGGAGTATAGATATATAGTTTTACCTTCATGCCACTACATAAATCATTTAAAGTGCGCTATCGTAGATATATagtttaatcattaaaaattttataagcaAAGAGACATTTCACAACTTTTATAAGAAGCCTGCTCTCCCTCTTGCAATCTTCTTGCTGTGGCGCGAATTGGTTTTGGTGGGCTGAAGGGGTTATGCCTCTCCGTCATCCCCACCTTGCCCCATCCTTTTCCCACCTACCAAACGAAGGTATTTCCCTTCATACACTGTTTTCTGCTACCCTTCTCTACCCCCCTCCATTTGCTCCGAGCAAACAGTGTAAAGTATGGGCATCCTATTTGTTGTTCATCAATATTCATATCAACAGATTATGAGTTGGAAGACCCTTTGAACCACCATATGGTTTTATCCTTTTAAGTTCCAACCTTCTTACCATAATTACTGATAATATGAatttcctttccttctcttttctgGTTATTTCAGCATCGAACCCTCAATATGTTTGAATTGCTAATGTGTTTTACAAATAAGCTTACATTGCCATACCTTTTCATCTTCCATTGTCAGTATTCAGCCATGATATATTACGATTTCTATCTTGTACTTTCCTTTAAAACTTAATTCCCTCACATctgatttacttttttatgccaaatctactttatcatttttttttttggtggtcAAATCTATAACAGAGACAACCAGAGATCCACCTTTTTGCTGCACGGTATAAAGAGCAAAATGGGGATATACCTGGTTCTCAAGATGCCTATCAACTGGTGCATACTGAAATCTCTCCTGGTCTCATTGAAGCAATTATTAAGCATGCAAATATGGAATATCGCCTGGTATGTTGAGTTAGAAAGCtgtttaagattttaattttcgatatatatgctataaagaaaaaatatgataaatttgttacatttttaactcaaatcatttctccTTTATTGCAGGGGAATCTAGAAGCTGCCTACTCCTTGTATGAACAGGCCATTGctattgaaaaaggaaaagagcatTCACAGACATTACCGATGCTGTATGCGCAATACTCTCGGTTTGCATATATGGTAGGTTGGGCAACTTGTTTGTCTGTGTAtgcgtgtgtgtgtttgtggCTTACAGGTATAATGCTTTTGGTTTGATTTGATTCTTGATACCAACTGTATTCAGCTTACTGTTCTCATCCTCcattatatcttttatttttatttgtgtttgatTGCTCatgacattttcaaatttaaaattcagagattttgtggtttttatgtttttcaaggaGTCCTTTTATAAGTGAACATGATTAAATTAggcatatttttcattttcaactttAGGGACAAGAAAAGTGCCTGAACATGCTGTTTTAGTGTCTCAATTTAAATGACGTTTTGCTTTAATTTCATTTAGAtgttggctgtttctttgttttgttatttcAAGTAAACACAAGATCACTTGTCAAGATAAAAACAAGACAATGGTTATGATTTCCATGTTGATATGAAATTCCAATGAACTAAATTTCTTGATATATCCCCAATAAATCTTTTATCATATTCTTCCATATTTCCCCTTGGACATCTGTTGAAGTCATTATTGGTCAtcaatctttgattttttttgcgCTTCATGCTATGGCTGATATCTCTATTTCCTGATTTTATTGGTAggtttctggtaatgaagaaaAAGCTAGGGAAATTCTAGTTCAAGCACTTGAGCATGTCCAACTATCAAAACCGATTCTTGAGgtctgttctctctctctctctctctctctctcgcctgCATGTGCAGACacattttgtttaaaaaatagtcTCAATAAGGTTCTTTTAGCTAATTTACTGCTTTTGCTTCCATGATGCCTGTAGGCATTAATACATTTTGAGGTAATTCAGTCCTTACCGAAGCGAATTGATTATTTGGATTCATTGGTTGTTAAGTTCATTGTTCCTGACCTGGAGAGCC carries:
- the LOC108995974 gene encoding pre-mRNA-processing factor 39-like isoform X1; the encoded protein is MGDHDTAISETSSVMGYTSASYTSTDYSDANSNVVLDASAFPSKATGDFAAPAALADINSTVPGGFDLGDGNTYSTDPNPILQEAHLSTAFEAEPAVGVANTSEKVTDPENAAIELSQAAGNISSVDGSVGETGTLAVENGNASDNMARAADEQQFDGFVPAMSAEEDRLWNIVRANSLDFNAWTSLIEETEKVAQENILKIRKVYDAFLAEFPLCYGYWKKYADHEAHLGSVDKVMEVYERAVQGVTYSVDIWLHYCIFSISTYGDPDTIRRLFERGLAYVGTDYLSFTLWDKYIEYEYMQQEWGRLAMIYTRILEYPNQQLDRYFTSFKELVGSRPLSEIMTAEEAATAAGGLSEDGVQTNEGEVHPDATEQSPKPVSSGLTEAEELQKYIAVREEMYKKAKEFDSKIIGFETAIRRPYFHVRPLNVAELENWHSYLDFMEKEGDFNKVVKLYERCLIACANYPEYWIRYVLCMEAGGMLDLANNALARATQVFVKRQPEIHLFAARYKEQNGDIPGSQDAYQLVHTEISPGLIEAIIKHANMEYRLGNLEAAYSLYEQAIAIEKGKEHSQTLPMLYAQYSRFAYMVSGNEEKAREILVQALEHVQLSKPILEALIHFEVIQSLPKRIDYLDSLVVKFIVPDLESPNVASPADREELSCIFLEFVNAFGDVPSIKKAEDRHAKLFLPHRSTSELKKRHAEDYLASDKAKIARSYSVPSPAQSLMGAYPNAQNQWTSGYGLQPQAWPPATQAQGQQWAPGYTQQQAAYSAYSGYGSGYPNPQTAASTPQTPSFGAYPSTYPAQAFPQQSYAQPAAAATLAAPAQQPAAVPQAYYGSYY
- the LOC108995974 gene encoding pre-mRNA-processing factor 39-like isoform X4, with protein sequence MGDHDTAISETSSVMGYTSASYTSTDYSDANSNVVLDASAFPSKATGDFAAPAALADINSTVPGGFDLGDGNTYSTDPNPILQEAHLSTAFEAEPAVGVANTSEKVTDPENAAIELSQAAGNISSVDGSVGETGTLAVENGNASDNMARAADEQQFDGFAMSAEEDRLWNIVRANSLDFNAWTSLIEETEKVAQENILKIRKVYDAFLAEFPLCYGYWKKYADHEAHLGSVDKVMEVYERAVQGVTYSVDIWLHYCIFSISTYGDPDTIRRLFERGLAYVGTDYLSFTLWDKYIEYEYMQQEWGRLAMIYTRILEYPNQQLDRYFTSFKELVGSRPLSEIMTAEEAATAAGGLSEDGVQTNEGEVHPDATEQSPKPVSSGLTEAEELQKYIAVREEMYKKAKEFDSKIIGFETAIRRPYFHVRPLNVAELENWHSYLDFMEKEGDFNKVVKLYERCLIACANYPEYWIRYVLCMEAGGMLDLANNALARATQVFVKRQPEIHLFAARYKEQNGDIPGSQDAYQLVHTEISPGLIEAIIKHANMEYRLGNLEAAYSLYEQAIAIEKGKEHSQTLPMLYAQYSRFAYMVSGNEEKAREILVQALEHVQLSKPILEALIHFEVIQSLPKRIDYLDSLVVKFIVPDLESPNVASPADREELSCIFLEFVNAFGDVPSIKKAEDRHAKLFLPHRSTSELKKRHAEDYLASDKAKIARSYSVPSPAQSLMGAYPNAQNQWTSGYGLQPQAWPPATQAQGQQWAPGYTQQAAYSAYSGYGSGYPNPQTAASTPQTPSFGAYPSTYPAQAFPQQSYAQPAAAATLAAPAQQPAAVPQAYYGSYY
- the LOC108995974 gene encoding pre-mRNA-processing factor 39-like isoform X2, which translates into the protein MGDHDTAISETSSVMGYTSASYTSTDYSDANSNVVLDASAFPSKATGDFAAPAALADINSTVPGGFDLGDGNTYSTDPNPILQEAHLSTAFEAEPAVGVANTSEKVTDPENAAIELSQAAGNISSVDGSVGETGTLAVENGNASDNMARAADEQQFDGFVPAMSAEEDRLWNIVRANSLDFNAWTSLIEETEKVAQENILKIRKVYDAFLAEFPLCYGYWKKYADHEAHLGSVDKVMEVYERAVQGVTYSVDIWLHYCIFSISTYGDPDTIRRLFERGLAYVGTDYLSFTLWDKYIEYEYMQQEWGRLAMIYTRILEYPNQQLDRYFTSFKELVGSRPLSEIMTAEEAATAAGGLSEDGVQTNEGEVHPDATEQSPKPVSSGLTEAEELQKYIAVREEMYKKAKEFDSKIIGFETAIRRPYFHVRPLNVAELENWHSYLDFMEKEGDFNKVVKLYERCLIACANYPEYWIRYVLCMEAGGMLDLANNALARATQVFVKRQPEIHLFAARYKEQNGDIPGSQDAYQLVHTEISPGLIEAIIKHANMEYRLGNLEAAYSLYEQAIAIEKGKEHSQTLPMLYAQYSRFAYMVSGNEEKAREILVQALEHVQLSKPILEALIHFEVIQSLPKRIDYLDSLVVKFIVPDLESPNVASPADREELSCIFLEFVNAFGDVPSIKKAEDRHAKLFLPHRSTSELKKRHAEDYLASDKAKIARSYSVPSPAQSLMGAYPNAQNQWTSGYGLQPQAWPPATQAQGQQWAPGYTQQAAYSAYSGYGSGYPNPQTAASTPQTPSFGAYPSTYPAQAFPQQSYAQPAAAATLAAPAQQPAAVPQAYYGSYY
- the LOC108995974 gene encoding pre-mRNA-processing factor 39-like isoform X3, which produces MGDHDTAISETSSVMGYTSASYTSTDYSDANSNVVLDASAFPSKATGDFAAPAALADINSTVPGGFDLGDGNTYSTDPNPILQEAHLSTAFEAEPAVGVANTSEKVTDPENAAIELSQAAGNISSVDGSVGETGTLAVENGNASDNMARAADEQQFDGFAMSAEEDRLWNIVRANSLDFNAWTSLIEETEKVAQENILKIRKVYDAFLAEFPLCYGYWKKYADHEAHLGSVDKVMEVYERAVQGVTYSVDIWLHYCIFSISTYGDPDTIRRLFERGLAYVGTDYLSFTLWDKYIEYEYMQQEWGRLAMIYTRILEYPNQQLDRYFTSFKELVGSRPLSEIMTAEEAATAAGGLSEDGVQTNEGEVHPDATEQSPKPVSSGLTEAEELQKYIAVREEMYKKAKEFDSKIIGFETAIRRPYFHVRPLNVAELENWHSYLDFMEKEGDFNKVVKLYERCLIACANYPEYWIRYVLCMEAGGMLDLANNALARATQVFVKRQPEIHLFAARYKEQNGDIPGSQDAYQLVHTEISPGLIEAIIKHANMEYRLGNLEAAYSLYEQAIAIEKGKEHSQTLPMLYAQYSRFAYMVSGNEEKAREILVQALEHVQLSKPILEALIHFEVIQSLPKRIDYLDSLVVKFIVPDLESPNVASPADREELSCIFLEFVNAFGDVPSIKKAEDRHAKLFLPHRSTSELKKRHAEDYLASDKAKIARSYSVPSPAQSLMGAYPNAQNQWTSGYGLQPQAWPPATQAQGQQWAPGYTQQQAAYSAYSGYGSGYPNPQTAASTPQTPSFGAYPSTYPAQAFPQQSYAQPAAAATLAAPAQQPAAVPQAYYGSYY